The sequence ACGCTCGGCTGGACCATGTCCTGCGGTTCGGGCCGCGTGCTCGCCGACATGCTGTCCGGCAAGAAGCCGGACATCGACGTCAGTGCGCTGTCGGTGGATCGGTACAAGTATCGGTTTGGATAACACTCTATCCCCTCGTCATTGCGAGGAGCCCGCGACAAAATTGCGAAGCAATTTTGCGCTGGCGACGAAGCAATCCAGACTGCCTCCGCGGTAAAAGTCTGGATTGCTTCGCTTCGCTCGCAATGACGATGTGGAAGCAGCCGTGCATCCAATTCCATCACCGTCACCCTGAGGCGGCCGCGTAGCGGCCCTCGAAGGGCGACGGCCCGGCTCTCTCGGGGCCGTGCATCCTTCGAGGCTCGCTGCGCGAGCACCTCAGGATGACGGGACGATTTGGTCGCGCTCGGCTCAAGGCTCCTTCCGACGCGCGGACAGGATCCGGGCGATGTGGCCATCATCGCCGTACATGGCGTCCCAGAGATTGACGCCGGATGCCCACGAGCTGATCCAGTTTTCGAAACTGAGTGACTCCTCGAAGAACGCGTCGCTCCAGTCGTCGCCATCATGACCGTTGGGATCGAAGATCCGCATCCCGAAATCCGGGTCGAGACAATCGACGCAGGAATAGATGGCGCATCCCCAATGGCAGATCGGCAGCAGGCCATTCGGCCAAGCCAACTCCGGATCGCTCCGAAACAAATCGTAAATCGCAACAGCGGTCTTGCCGGTGTCGTCGGGAACGCCGTTCGTCAGTCCGATGAGCCCGTATCCCGGACCAAAACCTCCGTTGCCGATATCCGCGTACATTCGTTTCAGGAGGGGCGGGAACCTGAAACGAAGATGCTGTTCGTCGGAGGCAATATCACCGATCTTGGCGGGGATCAGTCCCGTGCGCGGAGGCTGGCCGAGATCAGTGGGTTTCGTCTTCAGCCGCCGCCGGATCGCAGCCATGATGAGGTCATCCATCGACGGGGCCCTTGTCCTGAAGAATGCCTTCACATCATGCCAGCAGACCGCGTTCGACGAAACTACCCCGCTCCCGTCACGCAGTTCACCCACAGCACCACAGCCTTCGCATCCTGCGCCGGATTGGAAAACCGGTGCGGCCGCCGGCTCGCAAATCTAAAACTGTCGCCGGTCTTCAGCGACCAGGTCTCGCTGTCCACGGTCAGCATCATCCCGCCTTCGAGCACGAGGCCGGCTTCTTCGCCGTCATGGGTGTAGAGCTCGTCGCCGGTGGAGCCGCCGGGCTCCAGATGCACCAGGAACAGATTGAGCCTATTGTCGGCGCTCGCCGGGCTCAGCAATTGTTTTGAGACGCCGGTGCGCCAGAGCTTGAGTTCGGGCCGCTGCAGCCCGCGCGTCACCACCTGGTCGGATGCGCCGTCGGCGCTCGGGCTCGCGCCGAACAGTGCGGCGATGCCGACGCCGAGCACGTCGGCAAGCGTCGCCAGGACGCGCAGCGACGGCGACGACAGGCCGCGCTCGATCTGGCTGAGGAAGCCGATCGACAGATCCGTCCGGGCCGCGACTGTCTCCAGCGAGAACTGCCTGGCGCGCCTGAGATCGCGGATGCGCCGACCGACCGCGATGTCCATCGCGGGCTCGGCCGGCTTGGTGACAGGCTTGGCGACGGCCTTGGCCTTCACCTTCCTGGCCGGCTTCGCGGCGGCCGGTTTGCGCATTCTTTTGCCACCGCTCACGTCAAACCGCTTCCTTCATGTGCATGAAAACCGCTTGCATCATCAGCGAAAGTGTGACCAAATTTTCATATTGGTGAAAATAGGCCGAAACGGCTTGGCCCGCAACGTCTGCGATCAAGACATCTGCGAGCGCCGGCACCGGCCGGACCCAAAGGGGGATGCGATGAAGCGTTTTGTTCAGGCCGCAGTCGCGGCGCTCGCACTGACGGCCGTGGCGCCGGCTTCGGCGCAGCAGGTGCTGAAGGTCGGCTCGACGCCGACAGGCATCCCCTTCACCTTCCTCGACACCAAGACCAATACCATCCAGGGCATCATGGTCGATATCATCACCGAGGTCGGCAAGGATGCCGGCCTCAACGTGCAGATCGAGCCGATGGCGTTCTCGGCGCTGATCCCGTCGCTGACCTCGAGCAAGATCGACATCATTGCGGCTGCGATGTTCATCACCGCGCCGCGCAAGGAGGTCGTCGACTTCTCCGACCCGATCTACAGCTACGGTGAGGGCCTCGTGGTGCCGAAGACCGACACCAAGGCCTACACCACGCAGGAAGACCTGAAGGGTGAGACGGTCGGCGCGCAAGTGGGCACCGCCTTCGTCGACGCGCTGAAGAAGACCGGCCTGTTTGCCGACGTGAAAGCGTACGACACCATTCCCGACATCCTGCGCGACGTGAACACCGGCCGCCTCAAGGCCGGCTATGCCGACTATCCGATCCTCGCCTACAATCTGAAGCAGGGTGGCTTCCCTGAGGTGCGTCTCGTCGACGGCTACAAGCCCGTCACCGTCGGCTCGGTCGGCATTGGCGTGCGCAAGGGCGAGACCGCGCTGCTCGGCAAGATCAATGCCTCGCTGGCAAAGCTGAAGGCCAACGGCACCATCGACAAGATCCTCGAGAAGTGGGGCCAAAAGGCGCAGGGTTGATTGGCTAGACCTGATCGATCGAAGGCTGCCCGATGAAGGGTTTCTTGCACGACGCCGCCGAGTTCTTCCCGATCCTGATGAACGGCGTCGCGCTGACGATCGTCGTCACCATCGGCTCGCTGCTGCTCTCGACGGTACTTGGTCTGATCTGGGCGATGATGCGGGTCTCCGGCATCAAGGCGCTGTCGATGCTCAGCGCCAGCCTGATCAACGTGATCCGCGGCATCCCGATCATCGTGCTGCTGTTCTACCTCTACTTCGTGATGCCGGATCTCGGCGTCACGCTGTCGGCCTTGCAGGCCGCCATCCTCGGGCTTGGCATCGCCTATTCGGCCTATCAGGCCGAAAACTTCCGGGCCGGTATCGAGGCGATCGACAAGGGACAGATCGAGGCGGCGCAGTCGATCGGCATGGGCTGGTGGCTCACCATGCGCCGCGTGGTGCTGCCGCAGGCCGTGCGCATCGTGCTGCCGCCTTACGGCAACGTGATGATCATGATGCTGAAGGACTCCTCGCAAGCCTCGACCATCACAGTCGCCGAACTCGCACTGCAGGGCAAGCTGATCGCGTCCTCGACCTTCAAGAACACCAACGTGTTCACGCTGGTTGCGCTGATGTATCTCACCATGAGTATCCCGCTGATCCTGCTGGTCCGTCATTTCGAGAAGCGGGCCGGCAAGCGATGATCGAGCTGAGCGACGTCCACAAGAGTTTTGGCAAGGTCGAGGTGCTCAAGGGCATCACGGCTTCCGTCGAGAAGGGCGAGGTGGTCTGCATCATCGGGCCCTCCGGCTCGGGCAAGTCCACCATCCTGCGCTGCATCAACGGGCTCGAAAGCTACGACCGCGGCGAGATCAGCGTCGAGGGGCTGAAGGTCGACCGCGACGCGCCATCGATCGTGAACATCCGCACCCAGGTCTCAATGGTGTTCCAGCGCTTCAATCTGTTCCCGCATCGCACCGCGCTGGAGAACGTGGTCGAGGGTCCGCTGTTCGTGAAGAAGGAGCCGCGTGCCCAGGTGCTCGAGCGCGGCCGCGCGCTGCTCGCCCAGGTCGGGCTCGCCGAGAAGGCCGATGCCCATCCGCCGCAGCTCTCCGGCGGCCAGCAGCAGCGCGTCGCGATCGCGCGGGCGCTGGCGATGCAGCCCAAGGCCATCCTGTTCGACGAGCCGACCTCGGCGCTCGATCCCGAGCTCGTCGGCGATGTCCTTGGCGTGATGCGCAAGCTCGCTGACGACGGCATGACCATGGTCGTCGTCACCCACGAGATGGGCTTTGCCCGCGACGTCGCTGACCGCGTGCTGTTCATCGACGGCGGTGTCATTGTCGAGCAGGGGCCGGCGAAATCGGTGCTCAATCAACCGCAGCACGCGCGCACGCAGGACTTCTTGCGCCGTGTGCTGCACCCGCTCTGATCGGTTCTCGCCATGAATGCGCGCCTGCCTCTGCCGCCCTCGCTCTATGCCGACACCGCCGTCGCGCCGGTCGCGGCGCCGCCGCTCGATACAGACAAGAGCGTTTCCGTCGCAATCATTGGCGGCGGCTATACCGGCCTGTCCACCGCGCTGCATCTGGCTGAGCAGGGCGTCGAGGCGCTGGTGCTGGAGGCGCAGGAGCCGGGCTGGGGCGCATCCGGCAACAATGGCGGCCACACCAATCCCGGATTGAAGCACGACCCCGATCAGATCGAGGCGGACTTCGGCGCCGAGCTCGGCCGCCGCATGATCGAGTTCTCCTACGGCACCACGAACTTCACGCACGACCTGATCCGCCGCTACCAGATCCCCTGTGAAGCGCGGCAGAACGGCACCCTGCGCGCGGCCTATCATTTGGCCAGCGCTGCTGCGATCGAAAACACCGCACAGCAATGCATCCGCCGCGGCATGCCCGTGACGTATCTGAACCGCGAGCAACTGCGCGAGATGACCGGCACCGACCGCTACATCGGTGCGATGCTTGATACCCGCGGCGGCGATCTGCATCCCCTGAGCTACGCCCGTGGCCTTGCGCGCGCCGCGATCTCGGCGGGCGCCAAAGTCCATGGCGAAACTCCGGCGCTGTCGCTTCGCCGCGACGGCAGCCGCTGGCGCATCGAGACGCCGCGCGCGGTCGTGCATGCGGAGAAAGTGCTGCTCGCCACCAACGGTTTTACCGACGATCTCTGGCCGGCGCTCCGCCGCACCATCGTTCCGGTGTTTTCCTCGATCGCCGCCACCGCGCCGCTCTCCGACGCGGTCGCCCGTTCGATCATGCCGACGCGCCCTGTTCTTTACGAAAGCGGCCACATCACCGTCTATTATCGCATCGACCAGCAGAACCGCCTTCTGATGGGCGGACGCGGCCCGATGCGGTGGATCAACTCTCCGCACGACGTCACCTATCTCATGCGTTATGCGGAGAGGCTGTGGCCCCAAATCAAGGGCGTCGCCTGGACCCATGGCTGGAATAGCCGGCTCGCCATCACCAAGGACCACTATCCGCACGTGCACGAGCCCGCGGAGAGCATCCTGATCTCGCTCGGATGCAACGGCCGCGGCGTTGCGCTCTCGACGGCGATGGGCGCGCAGCTCGCCCGACGGCTGATCGGCGGCACCAAGGCCGAGCTCGACATGCCCATCACGGGCATCAAGCCGATCCCGATGCACGCGTTCTGGCCGGTTGGCGTCGCGACCGCCGTGATTGCGGGCCGCGTGCGGGACCGGCTCGGCCTATGAAGAAGGCGCCGCCTTGTGAGGGGCGGCGCCTTGCAGAAAATTGCGGATCGCGTCAGCAGCGGCCCTGCTTCCACAGTCCGGGCGGACACCCGTGACCGCGCCAGCCGACCTTGCGCCCATGGTACCATCCGTACGGCGCGCCATGGTGATGATGGCCCATCGAATGGCCATGTCCATGACCATGTCCACCGCCATGGCCGCCTTTGGCTAGCACGGGACTGGTGAGTGTGAGGCCAGCTGCAACGATCAGCGACGCGGCGAGCGCAAGTTTCTTCATGTGTCCTCCAGTGGGGCGAGCGCACTTGTCCGTTCGATGAACGAACGACGCGCAGCTAAGTTCCTTGCAAATGTGGAGGAGTCGTGACGCTCGCGGAGATGCACGATCGCGCATCCGCTCAACGCGTGCTGGCACATTCGCGCTTGTGACGTGCCCGCGGCTCACCGCTGGCACGCTCTCTCGTCAACGGACTCTAGGTCTCCGCCACCGCGTCGGCCCAGGGCTGGAAGATCTCGACCGCGCCGGAATTGACCTCGCCGTCGCGCATCACCACGCTCGGGCAGGCGAATTTCTGCGGCAGCGCCTGCACGCGGCTCTCTTCATAGTCGAAGCGCGCGGCGAGAGCTTGGCGTACCTCCGCCGGCAGGCGGGAATCGCCGATCACCACCGCGCCTTCGCTGGCATCGATGCGAGGCTGGTGGATGGCGGCATCGAGGTCCATGCCGAAATCCATCGCGAAGGAGACGAGCTGCATCACCGACGGCAGGATGCGGCGGCCGCCGGAGGCGCCGACTGCGAGGCGCTTGCCGTCCGCGGTTTCGGCGATGACGGGCGTGTAGTTGGTGAGACAGCGCTTGCCTGCTGCGAGCGAGTTGGTGGTGCCCGGCGTCGGATCGAACCACATGATGCCGTTGTTCATGGCGATGCCGGTGTGCGGCGTCACGTATTTCGAGCCGAACGACGAGAGCAGCGTCTGCGTCACCGCCGCGATGTTGCCGTGGCGGTCGACCACGGAGAAATGAGTGGTGCAGGCGGGTGCAAGATATTCGGCGCCGAGCGAGCGCTTGCCGTCGGCATCACCCATGTCCTTGAGCCGCTCGCGGAAGGCTGCCTGCAGGGCAAGCGCATATTCGATATAGGCGGCCGTGTCCGGCGCGCTGGCGGGCTTCAGGCTTTGCTGCAACAGGCGCAGCGCATGCGCCATGGTCGGCCCGGCCGTGAGCTCCGGCGTCGCAAACACCTTGCCGCTGCGATAGGGGATCGCCAGCGGCTCGCGCGGATGGCTGCGGAACGCGGCGAGATCCTCCACCGACAGCGAGCCGCCGTCGGCCTTGATGTCGGAGGCGATGCTCCTGGCGAGATCGCCCTGGTAGAAATCGCGCGGGCCGGCGTCGGCGAGATGTGACAGCGTCGCCTTCAAACTCTCCAGCGGCAGCCGTGTCTCGGACTTGATGCCCCAGGGCGAACTTGGCGGCAGGCCGTCCTTCAGGAATGTCGCTGCGCTTGCGGGATAGCGCCGGAGGTCGGCCGCCGAGTTCGCGATCGTCAGCGTGGTCCACCAATCGACCAGCAGGCCTTCGCCGGCGAGCGCTGTGGCCGGCGCGACCAGATCCTTCCACGGCAGCTTCGCGTAGCGGCGATGCGCCTCCTCCATGCCGGCGACGACGCCGGGCACTGCGACCGAGCCTGGCCCGTGGATGTTGCGATCGTCCTTCACCCGCGGCCAGGGAAACAGATCGGAGGCCGCGCCTTCACCGCTGAGTGGATAATCGGCGGTGCGCAGGCTCTGCGGCGCACACATGCCGTAGTCGATCACCTCATAGCGATTTTCCTTGGCGCGGTAGAGCACCATGGCACCGCCGCCGCCGATGCCGCTGTTCCAGGGCTCCAGCACGTTCAGCGCCATGGTGGTTGCAACGATCGCGTCCACACAGTCGCCGCCCGTCGCCAGGACCTCGGCGCCCACTTCGGCCGCCCGCCGCGACTGCGCGGCGACGATGCCGCCCTTGGAGGTGACGGCGGGTTTGCGGACAGTCTGGGCGAGGCTGAACTGATGAGGCATGGTGTCGTCTTGATCTGTGTCTTGTTGTCTTTGTCATGGCTTCGTTGCGCTGACGTCGAGGCTCCGCATTGGCGGAGCGCGCGGACAATGGCACATTGCCGCCAACGAGAACATCCAAAGGAGACGCGACATGGCAGGTGTGAAACAAGCGCGGGATGGCGCGGTCGGGATTTTGACCCTCGACGAGCCCGCGAGCCTGAACGCGATGACGCCGGATCTGCTCGGCGCGCTCGCCACCGCCATCGCCGGGATGACGCAGGACGAGGGTGTGCGTGCCCTGGTCCTCACCGGGGCCGGGCGCGGTTTTTGCTCAGGGCAGAATTTGAAGGCGTCCGAGGCGCTCGGCGAGGACATCGCGGCGGGCGTGATGCGCTTCTACTGGCCGGCCTTCCGGGCGCTGCGCGAATGTCGAGTGCCCGTCGTCGTCGCCGTCAACGGGGTGGCGGCCGGCGGCGGCTTCAGCCTTGCGATGGCTGGCGACATCATCGTCGCGGCGCGGTCGGCGAGTTTTATTCAAGTGTTCAGCCGCATTGCGCTGGTGCCCGATCTCGGCTCGACCTGGCTGCTGCCGCGCCTGGTCGGCCGGCAGCGCGCACTCGAGCTGATGCTGCTCAACGAGCCGCTGACGGCGGAGCGCGCGCAGGAGATCGGCTTGGTGCGGCAGGTCGTCGACGACGAGAAGCTGATGGACGAGGCGTTGGTGCTGGCGCGCCGCCTGGCGGAGGGCCCGACGCGCGCTTTGGTCGCAACCCGCGCGCTGGTCGAGGAGAGCGAGCATTCGACCTACGAGGCGCAGTTCGGCCGCGAGATCGAGCTGCAGGCCACGATCCGCAGGAGTGCGGATGCCGTGGAAGGCCGCACCGCTTTTGTCGAGAAGCGCAAGGCGAAGTTTACGGGGCGGTGAAGGGCGGTGCGGTCCCCAAACGCATCATGGCCGGGGCGAGCCCGGCCATGATGACGAAGAGATGGAAATCGGCTGAAAAGCGCCGAAGGCGCGGCGCTCAGAGCGACCGGTCGAGCCGGCTGGCCTGATATTTGGCGCGCCATTTCGGGCCGGGCCCGCGCATGTAATGAAGCTCGGGGCGGTAGGGGTTGCCGGCGACCCTCACCAGCGTCTGCCATTTGCTGGCGACGAAAGTCAGGGGCTGGCGGAGCAGGCTGAGTGAAGCGAGCAACATGGCACCGACCTCAGTGCGGCTTGCCGAGCATGGCGGTGAAGGGGAGATCGAAGATCTCCTCGCCATCGTCATCGCTGACGTGGATCACCCAGTCGCGCCAGTCTTCGGCACCGGGCGTCTGGATCATCGAGTGCATGATCTGGGTCGCGCGGTCGCGCGCCTCGGTCAGACTGGCGACGGCGGCGCCGTAGCGGTCGATCAGCGTGCCCTCGGTGTTGGAGCAGTGAAAATAGACCTGGACCATAAGCGCCTCCTGTAGAAAGCGATTGGGACGGCAAACCGATACCACCCCAAGCATTCGCGAAACATTCGGGTCGAGCCCGGTAAGGGAATTTACGGAGATTGGTCGCCACCAAGCTCGTTACAGGTTTAATCACAGGCGAGTGATGACTGGACGGCGCTCGGGCGCCATGGAACAAGCGTCCCCGGGAAGTCGGGGGCACCGTGAACCAGTTCACCTTCGGGAGCGAATGGCGAAATCTGCGCCTGCTGGCAGTCCTGGCCGCCGCGCTGCTCGGCTTCGGCCCGGCTTCGTCCGAGCCGGACAGGAAGAGCGGCTACGCAATCGGTTCGGACAGCTGCGGCAGCGGCGACCTCGCCTTTCCCCGGATTCAGCTCGACATGAAGGCCGGATTTTGCGCCGGCCTCGTTGCCAGCGAGGAGGACCGCCTCAAATTCCCGCGTTCGATCGTCCAGGTGCCCGGCCGTGACCTGTTCGTGGTCGCCGACATGGGCGGCTGGGGTCACACCGACGGGCGGTTGCTGCTGCTCGATCCGCGCGCTGGAGAGGGCAAGCGGTTCAAGGAGCTACTGACGGGGCTCGAATACCCGTTCGGCCTCGTGATTGGCCCGGACAAGAAGCTCTATGCCTCGACCGCGGAGACGATCTTCCGGTTCGACCCGCTGGCGGATAACCCTCGCAGCACGGTCGAGACCATCATCCGCCACATGCCCGGGCGCCGGATCACCTTGCCTGACGGCACGAGGCTCGACGAGAGCGCGCACCCGCTGAAGCAGTTCGTCTTCGATCGCGACGGCCGGCTGTTCGTCAATGTCGGCTCGCATAGCGACGACTGCATCACGCCGGCGCCGATCACGAAGCCCTGTGCCGCGACCGAAGGCGGCTCGGCGATGGCCGCGATCTGGCTGTTCACGCCACCCGCAAGCGGCGACTTCCCGGCACTGAAGCCCGGCGATCTCGATCCGCCGCACACCGTCTATGCGCGCGGCTTGCGCAACTCGATGGCGCTGGCGCTGCACCCGAGTTTTCCGGATGCCGGTTACGCCTTCCTGCAAGGCGAGAACGGCCGCGACCTGCCCGATATCTTCAAGCCGAACGAGGAGATCAACGCGATCGAGCAGGGCAGGCACTACGGCTGGCCCTATTGCTACGACCTGTCGACGCCGAGCCCCGAATTCAAGCTCGTGCTGCAATCGGGGATCTACAAATCGTTCTGCACGGCCAATGCGCTCTACAAGCCGCCGCTCTCGCTGATGCCGCCGCATGGTGCGCCGCTCGCGATGCTCTATTACCACGGCGCCAAATTTCCGGAGCTGGAGGGCAAGCTGCTGGTCGGCCTGCACGGCTATCGTCCGACCGGCAGCCGTGTCCTCATCTACGATGTCGACGATCACGGCTTTCCCAGGCTGAGCGCTCCGCCGGTGCGCTACCACGTCAGCTGCGCCGCCGATCCGACGCACAGCTTTCAGGCCGACGGCACCGACGTCGCCGCCGCGCCGTTCGACGAACTGATTGCCGGCTGGCACCGCGTCAACGGCGCGCGGCCGCAGGGCGCGCCGGTCGGCATGACGGTCGCGGAGGACGGCGCCATCTGGCTGGTCGAGGACAAGAACCAGACCGTGATCCGGATCGATCGCGCCGCGGGCAATCCGCCTCAGCCGCTCCCCTGCGACACGCGCAGCCAGGCGATGGTCGACCAGCTCGCGGCCTTCGTCGCCAGGGACGCACAGAACAGCGTTCGCCTCACCACGTTGCGCAAGGGCCTTGTCGAGAAGCATTGCCTCGGCTGCCATTCCGATTTCGGCCTGAAGGCTGGTCAAACGGACGCAGAGAAGGACGCAACTGCGCTGCGCTTCATGCTGGCGCAGGACGGCTGGATCTATCCGGGCGATCCCGATGCCGGCAAGCTGCGCACGCGCCTGCGCGGCCTCGGGGCCGAGAAGCTGATGCCACCGGGCGGCGAGAGCCTGCCGAAGACCGAGCCCGGTTACACGCGCCTGCTCGACACCGCGGACCTGCTCGTCGCCAAAATGGTTCCGGGCACGCGGATGCGGATCAAGCCTGGCCCGCCGCAGCGGAAGTTTTTCAGCAAAACCAACAAGGAATGCGGCGAAATACCGGCCGCAAAGGTCGTCGTCGTGACACAAAGGAGCGCTGTAGACAGACCCGGCTTCAGCCGATTCTTCCGGCCGGCCGATCCCTATCTGAACGGCGAGTGCACCGACGACGATGGCTATTACATCCGGCAGGAATTTCTGGTGCCTGTGCAGTAGCATTTTGCTTGTCGCGACGCCGCCGGCCGCTGCCGAAACAACACTGTTCGACAGCGTGCAGGTGACGCCAGCCAGCGAATACACCTTTGGCATCGAAGGGCCCGCCGCCGATCTCGACGGCAATCTGTTCGTCGTCAATTTCGGCAAGCCCGGCACCATCGGCAAATTGCCCGCGGGCGGTGCGGCGTCGGAGCTGTTCACGACGCTCCCCGAAGGCAGCGTCGGCAACGCGATCCGTTTCGATCGCAGCGGCACCATGTTCATCGCCGACTACAAGAAGCACAACATCTTCGCGATGGCGAAGGGCGCGACCGAGCCTGCCGTCTGGTTCCACTCCGACGAGATGAACCAGCCCAATGACATCACCATCGCCCGCGACGGCACGATCTATGCGAGCGATCCGAACTGGAAGGGGCGCGAAGGCCACATCTGGCGCATCGCGAAAGCCGCGGACGGATCGGTGCACGGGCAGGTGATGTCGGCGCCGCGCGCGATGGGCACCACCAACGGCATCGATCTCAGTCCCGACGGCAAGACGCTCTATGTCGGTGAATCCAGCAGCGGCCAGATCTGGTCCTATGCGATCAACGGCAACGAGCTCACTGCGGCAAGACTGGTCAAGGCGTTTCAGCCCGACACCATCGACGGCCTGCGCACGGACATTGCCGGCCGTCTCTACGTCGCGCGCATCCTCAAGGGCACGATCGCGCTGATGAAGCCGACCGGCGCGGTCGAGCGCGAGATCCCGCTGAGGGCCAAGGAGCCGACCAACCTTGCCTTCGGCGGCAGCGACGGCAAGACCGTCTTCGTCACCCAGCGTCAGGGCGGCTTCATCGAGGCCTTCCGCACCGACCAGCAAGGCCGTGAGCACTGCCTTCAGCGCGGGCGCTGCTGAGCCGAGCCGCTTAAAGCCGGTCTGCTTCCCGCGCAGAACAGTGGCGCGAGGACGGCATTCTTCTTGCTTGCATCCGGCCGTCGCAGGCATCAAGACATCTGTGGCACCGTCAAAGCGTTTTCAAGCGAAGTGGATACCGGTTCGCGTAAAGAAAACGCGTCAGAACGAGAGTGCAGCACGCGACCACGGAGTGTTTGAGTGAAAGCCGTCCATACCGAACTGCATCGCAGCCACGATCCGCAATTCTTCCTGGTGCGCGGCGTCGTCAAGCGCACCACGGAGCAGCCCGAGCGCGCCGACCGGCTGCTCAAGGGCCTGAAGGACGGCAAGCATCAACTGGTCGAGCCGACCAAGTTCGGGCAGGGGCCGCGGGCGCGCATTCACAGTCCGGAATACCTGACGTTCCTGAGCGAAGCCTGGGACGCCTGGACCGCGCTTGGCGATTCCGGTCCAGAGATGATCGGCAACATCCATCCCGTGCGCCACGCCGCGACCTATCCCACCCATATCGTCGGCAAGCTCGGCTGGCACACCGCCGACACCGCGGCGCCGATCGGTCCGGGCACCTGGGCGGCGGCCTGTGCCGCAACGGACGTTGCGGTCACGGCGGCGCAGATGGTGATGGACGGCGAGGACGCGACCTACGCGCTCTGCCGTCCGCCGGGCCATCACGCCTATCGCGACTTGGCCGGCGGCTTCTGCTTCCTCAACAACAGCGCGATCGCGGCGGCGCATCTGCGGCTCAAGCACGAGCGCGTCGTGATCCTCGACGTCGACGTCCATCACGGCAACGGTACGCAAGGCATCTTCTACGCGCGGCCTGACGTCTACACGATCTCGATCCATGCCGATCCCGTCGCTTACTATCCCTATGTGTGGGGCTATGCGCATGAGCGCGGCGAGGGTCCCGGCCTCGGCGCCAATCTCAACATTCCCCTCGCCATCGGCACCGGCGACGACGGCTACATGCAGGCGATGGACGTGGCGCGCAAGGCGATCGAGTCCTTTGCGCCCGGCGCTCTCGTCATCGCTCTCGGTCTCGACG is a genomic window of Bradyrhizobium sp. CB1717 containing:
- a CDS encoding SMI1/KNR4 family protein, which translates into the protein MDDLIMAAIRRRLKTKPTDLGQPPRTGLIPAKIGDIASDEQHLRFRFPPLLKRMYADIGNGGFGPGYGLIGLTNGVPDDTGKTAVAIYDLFRSDPELAWPNGLLPICHWGCAIYSCVDCLDPDFGMRIFDPNGHDGDDWSDAFFEESLSFENWISSWASGVNLWDAMYGDDGHIARILSARRKEP
- a CDS encoding XRE family transcriptional regulator; protein product: MRKPAAAKPARKVKAKAVAKPVTKPAEPAMDIAVGRRIRDLRRARQFSLETVAARTDLSIGFLSQIERGLSSPSLRVLATLADVLGVGIAALFGASPSADGASDQVVTRGLQRPELKLWRTGVSKQLLSPASADNRLNLFLVHLEPGGSTGDELYTHDGEEAGLVLEGGMMLTVDSETWSLKTGDSFRFASRRPHRFSNPAQDAKAVVLWVNCVTGAG
- a CDS encoding ABC transporter substrate-binding protein, with protein sequence MKRFVQAAVAALALTAVAPASAQQVLKVGSTPTGIPFTFLDTKTNTIQGIMVDIITEVGKDAGLNVQIEPMAFSALIPSLTSSKIDIIAAAMFITAPRKEVVDFSDPIYSYGEGLVVPKTDTKAYTTQEDLKGETVGAQVGTAFVDALKKTGLFADVKAYDTIPDILRDVNTGRLKAGYADYPILAYNLKQGGFPEVRLVDGYKPVTVGSVGIGVRKGETALLGKINASLAKLKANGTIDKILEKWGQKAQG
- a CDS encoding amino acid ABC transporter permease, translated to MKGFLHDAAEFFPILMNGVALTIVVTIGSLLLSTVLGLIWAMMRVSGIKALSMLSASLINVIRGIPIIVLLFYLYFVMPDLGVTLSALQAAILGLGIAYSAYQAENFRAGIEAIDKGQIEAAQSIGMGWWLTMRRVVLPQAVRIVLPPYGNVMIMMLKDSSQASTITVAELALQGKLIASSTFKNTNVFTLVALMYLTMSIPLILLVRHFEKRAGKR
- a CDS encoding amino acid ABC transporter ATP-binding protein — its product is MIELSDVHKSFGKVEVLKGITASVEKGEVVCIIGPSGSGKSTILRCINGLESYDRGEISVEGLKVDRDAPSIVNIRTQVSMVFQRFNLFPHRTALENVVEGPLFVKKEPRAQVLERGRALLAQVGLAEKADAHPPQLSGGQQQRVAIARALAMQPKAILFDEPTSALDPELVGDVLGVMRKLADDGMTMVVVTHEMGFARDVADRVLFIDGGVIVEQGPAKSVLNQPQHARTQDFLRRVLHPL
- a CDS encoding FAD-binding oxidoreductase; translated protein: MNARLPLPPSLYADTAVAPVAAPPLDTDKSVSVAIIGGGYTGLSTALHLAEQGVEALVLEAQEPGWGASGNNGGHTNPGLKHDPDQIEADFGAELGRRMIEFSYGTTNFTHDLIRRYQIPCEARQNGTLRAAYHLASAAAIENTAQQCIRRGMPVTYLNREQLREMTGTDRYIGAMLDTRGGDLHPLSYARGLARAAISAGAKVHGETPALSLRRDGSRWRIETPRAVVHAEKVLLATNGFTDDLWPALRRTIVPVFSSIAATAPLSDAVARSIMPTRPVLYESGHITVYYRIDQQNRLLMGGRGPMRWINSPHDVTYLMRYAERLWPQIKGVAWTHGWNSRLAITKDHYPHVHEPAESILISLGCNGRGVALSTAMGAQLARRLIGGTKAELDMPITGIKPIPMHAFWPVGVATAVIAGRVRDRLGL
- a CDS encoding gamma-glutamyltransferase; protein product: MPHQFSLAQTVRKPAVTSKGGIVAAQSRRAAEVGAEVLATGGDCVDAIVATTMALNVLEPWNSGIGGGGAMVLYRAKENRYEVIDYGMCAPQSLRTADYPLSGEGAASDLFPWPRVKDDRNIHGPGSVAVPGVVAGMEEAHRRYAKLPWKDLVAPATALAGEGLLVDWWTTLTIANSAADLRRYPASAATFLKDGLPPSSPWGIKSETRLPLESLKATLSHLADAGPRDFYQGDLARSIASDIKADGGSLSVEDLAAFRSHPREPLAIPYRSGKVFATPELTAGPTMAHALRLLQQSLKPASAPDTAAYIEYALALQAAFRERLKDMGDADGKRSLGAEYLAPACTTHFSVVDRHGNIAAVTQTLLSSFGSKYVTPHTGIAMNNGIMWFDPTPGTTNSLAAGKRCLTNYTPVIAETADGKRLAVGASGGRRILPSVMQLVSFAMDFGMDLDAAIHQPRIDASEGAVVIGDSRLPAEVRQALAARFDYEESRVQALPQKFACPSVVMRDGEVNSGAVEIFQPWADAVAET
- a CDS encoding enoyl-CoA hydratase-related protein, with protein sequence MAGVKQARDGAVGILTLDEPASLNAMTPDLLGALATAIAGMTQDEGVRALVLTGAGRGFCSGQNLKASEALGEDIAAGVMRFYWPAFRALRECRVPVVVAVNGVAAGGGFSLAMAGDIIVAARSASFIQVFSRIALVPDLGSTWLLPRLVGRQRALELMLLNEPLTAERAQEIGLVRQVVDDEKLMDEALVLARRLAEGPTRALVATRALVEESEHSTYEAQFGREIELQATIRRSADAVEGRTAFVEKRKAKFTGR